The Zobellia alginiliquefaciens genome contains a region encoding:
- the rpsT gene encoding 30S ribosomal protein S20, with product MANHKSALKRIRRNEAVRLRNRYQHKTTRNAIKKLRSEENKKDAEALLPSIVSMIDRLAKRNIIHNNKAANLKSKLAKHVAAL from the coding sequence ATGGCAAATCACAAGTCAGCATTAAAAAGAATCAGAAGAAACGAAGCGGTACGTCTTCGTAACAGATATCAGCACAAAACTACACGTAACGCTATAAAGAAATTGCGTAGTGAAGAAAATAAGAAGGATGCTGAAGCTTTATTGCCTAGCATTGTTAGTATGATCGATAGATTGGCTAAACGAAATATTATTCATAATAACAAAGCAGCAAACTTAAAGAGTAAATTAGCAAAGCACGTAGCTGCATTGTAA
- the proS gene encoding proline--tRNA ligase: protein MGKNLTKRSEDYSKWYNELVVKANLAENSAVRGCMVIKPYGFAIWEKMQAALDKMFKETGHENAYFPLFVPKSLFEAEEKNAEGFAKECAVVTHYRLQNDPDSPGKLRVDPNAKLEEELVVRPTSEAIIWNTYKGWIQSYRDLPLLINQWANVVRWEMRTRLFLRTAEFLWQEGHTAHATEAEAIEETERMNGVYAEFAEEHMAMPVIQGVKTESERFAGAVETYCIEALMQDGKALQAGTSHFLGQNFAKAFDVKFATKEGKQEHVWATSWGVSTRLMGALIMTHSDDNGLVLPPKLAPIQVVIVPIYKGIEQLDAISEKVEPLVKELRAKGISVKFDNRDTHKPGFKFNEYELKGVPVRLAIGQRDLENGTYEVARRDTLEKETVPMDDVVAKIEFLLEDIQTNIYQKAHSFREENITEVDTYEEFKKVLDEKGGFISAHWDGTNETEEKIKNDTKATIRCIPLDAENKEGKCMVTGKSSSKRVLFAKAY, encoded by the coding sequence ATGGGTAAGAATTTGACAAAGCGCAGCGAGGATTATTCCAAATGGTATAACGAACTCGTAGTGAAGGCCAATTTAGCTGAAAACTCGGCGGTAAGAGGTTGTATGGTAATCAAGCCATACGGTTTTGCTATTTGGGAGAAAATGCAAGCGGCTCTAGATAAGATGTTCAAAGAGACAGGCCATGAAAATGCTTATTTTCCATTATTTGTGCCTAAAAGTTTATTTGAAGCCGAAGAGAAGAATGCAGAAGGCTTTGCAAAAGAATGTGCGGTAGTTACGCACTACAGACTACAGAATGATCCTGATAGTCCAGGTAAATTAAGGGTGGACCCAAATGCTAAGTTGGAAGAGGAGTTGGTAGTACGTCCAACAAGTGAAGCTATTATCTGGAATACCTACAAAGGGTGGATACAGTCGTATAGGGATTTGCCTTTGTTGATCAATCAATGGGCCAATGTGGTCCGTTGGGAAATGCGTACGCGTTTGTTCCTTAGAACTGCGGAATTTTTATGGCAAGAAGGGCATACCGCACACGCTACTGAAGCAGAAGCAATAGAAGAGACGGAAAGAATGAACGGTGTTTATGCCGAGTTTGCCGAAGAGCACATGGCCATGCCGGTTATACAAGGGGTGAAAACGGAAAGTGAACGCTTTGCCGGTGCGGTTGAAACCTATTGCATAGAAGCTTTAATGCAGGACGGAAAAGCTTTACAGGCAGGTACATCTCACTTTTTAGGGCAGAACTTTGCCAAAGCTTTTGATGTAAAATTTGCAACAAAAGAAGGGAAGCAAGAACATGTTTGGGCTACTTCTTGGGGAGTTTCTACTCGCCTTATGGGAGCATTGATAATGACCCACAGTGATGACAATGGATTGGTTTTGCCTCCGAAGTTAGCACCAATCCAAGTTGTAATCGTGCCTATTTATAAAGGCATTGAACAATTGGATGCTATTTCTGAAAAAGTTGAGCCGTTGGTGAAGGAGTTAAGGGCTAAAGGAATATCTGTGAAGTTTGATAATAGGGATACGCACAAGCCTGGTTTCAAGTTTAATGAATATGAATTGAAAGGTGTTCCAGTTCGTTTGGCAATTGGGCAACGTGATTTAGAAAACGGTACATATGAAGTGGCACGTAGGGATACTTTGGAAAAAGAAACTGTGCCAATGGATGATGTAGTTGCTAAAATTGAATTTCTTTTAGAGGATATTCAAACGAACATTTATCAAAAAGCTCATTCGTTTAGAGAGGAAAATATTACCGAAGTAGATACGTATGAGGAGTTTAAGAAGGTTTTGGATGAAAAAGGTGGGTTTATTTCTGCTCATTGGGATGGAACCAATGAAACCGAAGAAAAAATAAAAAATGATACCAAGGCAACCATAAGATGTATTCCTCTAGATGCCGAAAACAAAGAGGGTAAGTGTATGGTGACCGGAAAATCATCATCAAAAAGAGTACTTTTTGCAAAAGCTTATTAA
- a CDS encoding OmpP1/FadL family transporter, translating to MKRYLTFIGLFACVMASAQNINDVLRYSTENLQGSARFQAMGGAFGSLGGDLSALNINPAGSAVFNNGLFSISGTNYHRNTDSDYNGTLRNSTDNNFDINQVGGVFIFKSTDPDSKWKKLSLAVNYDVVQNFDDRIVTSGRSNEGIDNYFLDFADGIELQPLKLRDNERIGDAYLDIGATNGLGFAGQQAFLGFQTGIIEPTVDEDDNTSYFSNVNYQGVDQDFRQNISGYNSKFTVNAATQYGDNFYFGASLNFHTIQYDRLNRYDESLTDTDSQELRTVAFDNLLVTEGTGFSLSLGAIAKLNDVIRLGASYQSPTWYRLTDNFSQGIDSNYPLKEDSFNFFDLNYVNIFDYQIKTPGKITGSVSAVFGKSGLLSVDYGYQDMSNAELRPTSDSGFADENTFISESLGTVSSIRVGGEYRIQRVSLRAGYRYEQSPYESGNIVGDLNGISGGVGYNFGRSRLDLAVNRTEQDVLQYFFDTGINTPALLNNVNTNVTIGYTLNF from the coding sequence ATGAAAAGATATTTAACATTCATAGGGCTATTTGCGTGTGTTATGGCAAGTGCCCAAAATATTAATGATGTTCTACGTTACAGTACGGAAAACCTTCAAGGTTCCGCGCGTTTTCAAGCCATGGGCGGTGCTTTTGGGTCCCTTGGTGGCGATTTGTCCGCTTTGAACATTAACCCTGCAGGAAGCGCAGTCTTTAATAACGGATTGTTTTCTATTTCCGGAACAAATTATCACAGGAACACAGATTCAGATTATAATGGTACACTACGCAACTCTACAGATAATAATTTTGACATCAATCAAGTTGGTGGTGTTTTTATTTTTAAATCTACCGATCCAGATAGCAAATGGAAAAAATTGTCGTTAGCCGTAAATTATGATGTAGTTCAAAATTTTGATGATCGCATTGTAACGTCAGGAAGAAGCAATGAAGGTATCGACAATTACTTTCTCGATTTTGCAGATGGAATTGAGTTGCAACCACTAAAACTGAGAGACAATGAAAGAATTGGAGATGCTTATTTAGACATTGGCGCAACAAATGGTCTTGGTTTTGCTGGCCAACAGGCTTTTTTAGGATTTCAAACGGGAATTATTGAACCTACGGTAGACGAAGATGACAATACTAGTTATTTCTCTAACGTCAACTATCAAGGAGTTGACCAAGATTTTCGTCAAAACATATCAGGTTACAACAGTAAATTTACGGTGAATGCCGCTACACAATATGGAGACAATTTCTATTTTGGGGCATCGTTGAACTTCCACACTATTCAATACGACAGATTGAATAGATATGATGAATCTCTTACCGATACCGATTCACAGGAACTAAGAACCGTGGCTTTTGACAATCTTCTGGTTACAGAAGGTACAGGGTTTTCACTGAGTCTTGGCGCAATTGCCAAGCTTAATGATGTGATTCGTCTAGGCGCCAGTTACCAATCTCCTACCTGGTATAGACTAACAGATAATTTCTCACAAGGAATAGATTCTAACTACCCACTGAAAGAAGATAGTTTTAACTTTTTTGATTTGAATTACGTTAACATCTTTGATTACCAGATTAAAACACCTGGAAAAATAACAGGAAGTGTTTCAGCCGTTTTTGGCAAATCAGGACTTTTAAGTGTTGATTACGGATACCAAGATATGTCTAATGCGGAGTTAAGACCAACAAGCGACTCAGGTTTTGCTGATGAAAATACTTTTATTTCCGAAAGTTTAGGTACTGTTTCATCTATTAGGGTTGGTGGCGAATACCGTATTCAAAGAGTTAGTCTAAGAGCTGGTTACCGATACGAGCAAAGCCCATACGAAAGTGGAAACATTGTTGGAGACCTTAATGGTATTTCAGGTGGTGTTGGGTACAATTTTGGAAGAAGTAGATTAGATTTAGCGGTGAACAGAACAGAGCAAGACGTGCTTCAATATTTCTTTGATACGGGAATAAACACTCCAGCATTGCTCAACAATGTAAACACCAATGTAACCATTGGATACACTTTAAATTTCTAG
- a CDS encoding T9SS type B sorting domain-containing protein, with amino-acid sequence MRFLLSVICVVFFFGTEIQAQNSADCRTAIPVCADAPIMGYADGSGVIDDFDPEIITETGCLEKGSVSNANIENNTSWFVFRAGTEGQVGFDLEALPVSGSGTPTAEWDFAVYGPDVDCTAIGTGSVQPIRCNYEVNNTRFTGLGVNPENGQAGVPSTTQNLNTYDEYLDVLPGEVYYILINNFNTNFDDEEEPFMLTFTGSSVRADQNTALDCTLRDEFLGLDITACEGDPDITLSALNSPAGPDISNIAWSVDYDDDGTIDAPLGSGPSATQITVPSPESGRYHVDITTDAGGHILDDILITYYGMPVLDRVETLNSNLSLDPDMNNIEIFVDGDGDYEYAINEGEFQDDAVFNDVPPGINTLVINDKNGCGTTEPIEFLVVGYPKFFTPNNDGANDTWNIKGIEELTDPIVFVFDRYGKLLAQLGVNSVWDGTLNGNPLPSSTYWFKIEYGEQENNIEVAKTTKAHFALKR; translated from the coding sequence ATGCGTTTTTTACTATCTGTTATCTGCGTTGTTTTCTTTTTCGGCACAGAAATTCAAGCACAAAATTCAGCTGATTGCCGGACGGCCATTCCCGTATGTGCCGATGCACCTATTATGGGTTATGCTGACGGCAGCGGAGTTATTGATGATTTTGATCCTGAAATTATTACGGAAACGGGTTGTCTTGAGAAAGGAAGTGTAAGCAATGCCAACATAGAGAATAATACATCTTGGTTCGTGTTTAGGGCAGGAACGGAAGGTCAAGTTGGTTTTGACTTGGAAGCGTTACCGGTGAGTGGTTCTGGTACACCTACGGCCGAATGGGATTTTGCCGTTTATGGTCCGGATGTGGATTGTACGGCTATAGGCACCGGATCGGTGCAGCCTATACGTTGTAATTACGAAGTGAATAATACCAGATTTACTGGGCTAGGGGTGAACCCGGAAAATGGCCAAGCTGGCGTACCCTCTACAACTCAGAATTTAAATACTTATGATGAGTATTTAGATGTACTGCCAGGGGAGGTGTACTATATTTTGATCAATAATTTTAACACCAATTTTGATGACGAGGAAGAGCCTTTTATGCTAACGTTTACCGGAAGTTCTGTAAGGGCTGATCAAAATACAGCTCTTGATTGTACGTTACGAGATGAGTTTTTAGGTTTGGATATAACCGCTTGTGAAGGTGATCCGGATATTACTTTGAGTGCATTGAATTCCCCTGCAGGGCCCGATATTTCTAATATTGCTTGGTCTGTTGATTATGATGACGATGGTACAATAGATGCGCCATTAGGTTCAGGTCCTTCTGCTACGCAAATTACGGTTCCTAGTCCTGAATCGGGAAGGTACCATGTTGATATTACTACGGATGCTGGAGGTCATATTTTAGATGATATTCTTATCACCTATTATGGAATGCCTGTTCTTGATCGTGTGGAGACCTTGAATTCAAATTTGTCCTTAGATCCGGATATGAACAATATAGAAATATTCGTTGACGGTGATGGAGATTATGAATACGCAATAAATGAAGGGGAGTTTCAAGATGATGCGGTTTTTAATGATGTTCCTCCGGGTATAAATACTTTGGTCATTAACGATAAGAATGGTTGCGGAACCACAGAACCTATAGAGTTTCTAGTAGTTGGTTATCCCAAGTTTTTTACTCCAAACAATGATGGCGCTAATGATACTTGGAATATTAAAGGAATAGAAGAACTAACGGATCCAATCGTGTTTGTTTTTGACCGCTACGGAAAGCTTTTAGCGCAATTGGGAGTTAACTCAGTTTGGGACGGAACACTTAATGGTAATCCCTTGCCTTCATCTACGTATTGGTTTAAGATTGAGTATGGAGAGCAGGAAAATAATATTGAAGTGGCTAAAACCACAAAGGCACACTTTGCCTTAAAAAGATAA
- a CDS encoding T9SS type B sorting domain-containing protein has product MSRFASLWFMLFFLGINAVMAQVSADCGSAIPICNNTPVNGGTTGFGVDDFSGAATTGCLERTLSGAIESNSAWYRFRTGASGQLGFNIGIDTLEDWDFALYQSNDCSNLGEPIRCNFFDNQDENAFVGVGEDPSGNTENVQYEAWLDVTPGEDYYLLINNFSNNNSGFSIQFSGHIFVTNPFDALDCSIINNLLGPPIAACENETIILDGTTSGALSYRWFLDSGSGFTEIMGENSPTYEVTTSANYRVEVVRPSETIISDVQVSFSAMPVANPVSDDASCSGLEVYDLSQKDMEVLGSQNSNEFLVSYHTTMADAVGGANALPKEYQTQSGSQTIFVRLTSIRNSRCFDASQQFQLINIETPILDFPQDVFLCETDAGVTIGMESTNPNYSYLWSSGEITSNILVSEEGEYELTVTNSQSGLSCSDSKRVTVLTSRPPQIIDIEIEDLQNNNTVTVVTEVSDGYEYRLDDGAYQTGNKFYQVEPGMYTVTVNNPQGCGDVTEQIVVIGFPKFFTPNGDGSNEYWTITGAEFLDSPVLTIYNRFGKLLAQLDPSNEQWDGVFNGKLLPESDYWFKLTYTSVNGETVSAKYVNNHFSLKR; this is encoded by the coding sequence ATGAGTCGTTTTGCCAGCTTATGGTTTATGTTGTTTTTTCTGGGGATAAATGCTGTTATGGCACAGGTTTCTGCAGATTGTGGCAGCGCTATTCCTATTTGTAACAATACTCCGGTGAACGGAGGTACTACAGGCTTTGGTGTGGATGACTTTAGTGGGGCGGCAACTACTGGCTGTTTGGAACGAACATTGAGCGGGGCAATTGAGTCCAATTCCGCTTGGTACCGATTTAGAACAGGAGCTTCCGGGCAATTAGGTTTTAATATAGGAATAGATACTTTGGAAGATTGGGATTTTGCTCTGTACCAATCAAATGACTGTAGTAACTTAGGGGAGCCGATACGATGTAATTTTTTTGATAATCAGGATGAGAATGCATTTGTTGGGGTGGGGGAAGATCCATCGGGCAATACTGAAAATGTTCAATATGAGGCTTGGTTGGATGTAACTCCTGGTGAAGATTATTATTTACTTATAAATAATTTCAGTAATAACAATTCTGGATTTTCTATTCAGTTTTCTGGACATATATTCGTGACCAATCCTTTTGATGCCCTGGATTGTTCTATTATAAATAATCTTCTAGGGCCACCAATAGCAGCTTGCGAGAATGAAACTATTATTTTGGATGGAACAACTTCTGGTGCTTTGTCTTACCGGTGGTTTCTGGACTCGGGAAGTGGATTTACGGAAATAATGGGAGAAAACAGTCCCACATATGAAGTTACTACATCTGCTAATTACAGAGTGGAAGTAGTCAGGCCATCGGAAACTATTATTAGTGATGTTCAGGTTTCTTTTTCTGCTATGCCAGTTGCAAATCCTGTTTCTGATGATGCTTCATGCAGTGGTTTGGAGGTTTATGATCTTTCTCAAAAAGACATGGAAGTTTTAGGAAGTCAAAATTCAAATGAATTTTTGGTCAGCTATCACACCACAATGGCCGATGCAGTTGGTGGGGCTAATGCTCTTCCAAAAGAATATCAAACTCAGTCTGGCTCTCAAACTATTTTTGTTCGCCTTACCTCAATTCGTAATTCTAGATGTTTTGATGCTTCTCAGCAATTTCAGCTAATCAATATAGAAACTCCTATTTTGGATTTTCCTCAAGATGTCTTTTTATGTGAGACGGATGCTGGTGTCACAATTGGTATGGAAAGTACAAACCCTAACTATTCTTATTTGTGGAGTTCGGGTGAAATTACTTCAAATATATTGGTGTCTGAAGAAGGAGAGTATGAGCTAACGGTTACAAATTCTCAATCAGGCTTAAGTTGTAGCGATTCTAAAAGGGTAACCGTATTAACCTCCAGACCACCGCAAATTATTGATATTGAAATTGAAGACTTGCAAAATAATAATACGGTTACAGTGGTAACCGAAGTTTCGGATGGTTATGAGTATCGGTTAGATGATGGTGCTTATCAAACAGGTAATAAGTTCTATCAGGTAGAGCCGGGTATGTATACCGTTACTGTAAATAATCCACAAGGTTGCGGAGATGTTACCGAACAAATTGTGGTGATAGGTTTTCCAAAGTTTTTTACACCAAACGGAGATGGTTCCAATGAATATTGGACCATTACGGGAGCGGAATTTTTAGATTCTCCCGTACTCACAATTTACAATCGTTTTGGGAAATTATTAGCTCAATTGGACCCTTCCAATGAGCAATGGGATGGGGTATTTAATGGAAAGCTTTTACCCGAATCAGATTACTGGTTTAAGTTAACGTATACTTCTGTAAATGGAGAAACCGTATCGGCCAAGTATGTCAATAATCATTTTTCTTTAAAACGATAG
- the folE gene encoding GTP cyclohydrolase I FolE, with protein MKIDSTLEKQFDELGDDHVSASEDTPLREDAFVLNDDDKIERIKDNVRDILLTLGLDLDDDSLKGTPNRVAKMFVKEIFGGLHPDRKPKSSTFSNKYKYGEMLVEKNITLYSTCEHHLLPIVGRAHIAYISNGTVVGLSKMNRVVDYYAKRPQVQERLNIQIVRELQKVLGTDDVACVIDAKHLCVNSRGIRDIESSTVTAEYGGKFKEEAVRREFLDYIKLETNFQ; from the coding sequence ATGAAAATTGATAGTACTTTGGAAAAGCAATTTGATGAATTAGGAGACGACCACGTTTCTGCATCGGAAGATACCCCCTTACGTGAAGACGCATTCGTATTAAACGATGATGATAAGATTGAAAGAATTAAAGATAACGTAAGAGACATATTGCTCACTTTAGGTCTAGACCTAGATGATGACAGTCTTAAAGGCACCCCTAATAGAGTTGCCAAAATGTTCGTAAAAGAGATTTTTGGAGGTCTACACCCAGATAGAAAACCTAAATCCTCTACGTTCAGCAATAAATATAAATACGGAGAAATGCTTGTAGAAAAGAACATTACGCTCTACTCTACCTGCGAACACCACCTTTTACCAATCGTTGGCCGTGCACACATTGCCTACATCTCTAACGGAACGGTTGTTGGCCTTTCTAAAATGAACCGTGTAGTAGATTATTATGCAAAAAGACCTCAGGTACAAGAACGCTTGAACATCCAGATTGTTAGGGAACTTCAAAAGGTATTAGGTACCGATGATGTTGCCTGTGTTATAGACGCCAAGCACCTTTGCGTAAATTCAAGAGGTATACGCGATATAGAAAGCAGTACAGTAACAGCAGAATACGGTGGCAAATTTAAAGAAGAAGCCGTACGTCGTGAGTTTTTAGATTATATAAAATTAGAGACCAACTTCCAATAG